The nucleotide window TGAGTATTAAAACAGGAAACAATTACGACtgcaatctttttttttatgattatctTACACAATTTTTGCTTAAATGAAGAGAAGTTTGCGACGAATTATACAAATTAGTGAACCTTAAGTAGCAAATCTATAGGTAATTCacatagtacctacctattcacTTTTCGGTTGAATAACCTACATCgaagaaattttaaattcttgCATATCGCTAAATTTAAGTCCAGTACAGGAAGTGTATTAGGATAGAAATTGAGGAAGTATCATTCTTAGAATCAAAGCTTCCTGTTTACGAATGTCTTCATGATAAGGCGGGAATGTAGAGTCGCCGGCCGGTGTTCGCACGTGGTCGCGCTCCTCTACAAGTTTGACAGGTAGGTTGGCAGGCTGGTGCGGTGGGTCCGCGTCACCGGCGTCACTGCGGTGCGCGGTGAAAGTGCCCGACCATCCCCACGCAATCTTATTGACTTTGCCTCGAGGTCAAGCGCAGAACAAGTTTCGTTCccattatttacttttcttcGAGAGGAAGTAAAAGTAAGCGATGCATTATAAGCAATTATTACGTGCGATGTGTCAAGCTTTTGGTATGGTCAGCGACGAATTTAAGTATCTCTCTTCATGTACGCGTTAATTTTACTGTTTCTTTTCACTTCCTCGTACCATTCATTACTTTCACATACAAACCTATTGTATTGGGACAATAGATTTTTTCAGACAGACACCTGGCgcgtataaaaaaatgtctaagcACTTAGTGTTCAAGTTTATTCATAGTAATGTTTGACTATATCTACAGAGTAGGTTTATACCGGCGTATGCAATTGTGATTGAACGGCGGGCGTTTGCCCGTTGTGCTCATAAATcggaacataaataaatctgtGTCAAGACTCAACAGCTTTCTATGTTATGGTGCTCTATTAATAGGAAGGCGTAAACTTCGAGCACggtattgtaaaaaatactgtaaatagcttgttatttttctaattatttccACCACttatattttctacaatttttaCGGCTATGTTACGTTTCTAGCGGATGTTATAGAGTATGATTGTAAACAGCTTCGCCTACAATCCATGATTAATTagtgtcaaataaaataacagtggATGGTGAAAGTATCCGGTTAACATTTATCGTTTTCTGTATAACGTTACCAAATTACTGCAATCAATTACGTATTGCAAAAATGCGTGTATGCAACTCGTTTACCTCAATCAAAACTTGCAACATCAACAATgttatttgttaagaaaatcGCTCATCTGCTATTTTATCTCATTTGTATATTAACCTGAGGTTTTTCAGTAGGTTTCTTATAGTTTCAATTTCTGTAGACATAAGATAGCTTTATTTGGTGAGCTTTAATATTTCGTCTGAattaactttgtatttaaaatgaatattcgCTAACACATTAAAAGATAGTTTTATACAGTATCAACGAAACGTAAATAACTGCACAAAATTGCTCTCacaaaaaatataggaaaacTATCGCGCATAACAAAGCGTATAAAAAATGAGGCCATCTCttgccaatatatttttttcatcgtGAATTCGTTTTAGGTTGaaaaaagaagatttttttgaaaacgTACTGGCATAAAAAGGCAAGCGATCGTTGGTAGAGCTCTTGTGCAATTAGTCAACAACGACGATGTATGTGCGCGGGCACATGGCATAATGCACCACTCGACGGCCACTTGCTTTATGGCAGTTGTGAAAGTTCGCTCTGTCACCTTTCCTCGATTTTCTCAATGATATAACTTTCGAATAACGCTTAAGCTTAGAAAATAAACACTATACCTCTCAACAGTAATGACTGCGAAATGTTGACAAAAAACTGTTAGGTACTTGACCCAACGCAGTGGGTCTTCACACGGAATTGAATGtctattattgtatttttttatcattaccATCGACGCACGTAAGTAATTACATACAATTATCTTGCCGTTGTGCTCATTATGAAATATggaaatgcaaaaatattaaaattgtccTTACATTTAGGAAAACATGCAAAGATCTTGTTTAAGACCCCTTTTACAAATCAAGGCcaataagtacctattatttcGAGAAGTAAACTTGGAAAAAAGTCTAGACAAATTTATAgtcctatatttttttctgcgaCATAGCAccatttaaaagtttaattggATTCTTCCAATATTTATACGCGCTACAGCGCTATATTGCTCAAAACAAagcattatgtaaatataaataaaagaaataggaatatattaataaataagttttaaatcattttcaCTCTCGCATCTGTTAAGCCGCGACCTAATATCAGTTCTACCTCTACGAGCCATATGACAGTACAATCATATAGCCAATATTATTACATCAGCTATCTTAAAATTGGCTGTAATACCTTGGAATTTCGATTCGAAATAGTATGTACACGAGCTGAGTCAATTTCATTGAGATTTAAGAAATTTCACCTTCGTTACGTTACCATCGTATGAAACTTTCGATAACCAGCGCATAACGTGGCGGCCATTGAACGTGATATGATATAAATCATACAAGCTTTCATTTCGTATCTTACGAGCTCTTCTCGTTTGCCACTTGTTTTGAATTCACCTAAATGACCATCGTAAAACACTCAATGTTTACAACATTGTCATTAACTAGGACGTGAGTAAATGCTAACATTATATTGCATAAGTAAAGATAGTGAGAAGCGAACCTTTGTAtgtttttacgtttatttgtaaaaaaatataaaggatTCTGTAGGGATTTACCTTATTGTTGAATGAAAACGTATTTTAACGAAACTCATGTGCGGTAACATCAAACAAACCAAAGGAAACATAATAAACgctgtataataattattaaactatacAACAAGTACTATACTAAGTAAGGCCATCAATACTACATATATACCTAACttacatttatatacatatgtactagTAATCAGTAAAGATACACTTAATCTGCCCAAGATGCATGAAGTATGCACTAACACTAGTCATTAAGACCATGTAACGGTTATGTGGAAAATGTAGCTAATAGGTAAAAGTTAGAGTAAACTTGAAAAGTAAATACCGGACAACTGCACGTGTTTgtgaaatgttaattattattttgcagcAAAGGAAAGTAAGAGTACAAAACGAGATTAAGGAAAAGCTCATTATGTTATAAGGTAGATGGAAAAACCCAGcctatttctttttaaaaattgtaatacgtaacttttttaataaatggatACATTGACCTTTTGTAGTTAACTTCGTAGCTTACGGCTAAAATCTAGCATAAACATTTGTGTGGTTATACTAAGTTTGAGCtctattttaattgataatacaACTATTAATATAGAGAGTCAGGCTTCGATTAACTTGTTTGGGACACTAGCGCTCTCAAACTGTCAATACGGGTGCTATCCATCGCGAAGTTAAGCGTTTCAAAGTTGCTTAAGTGCATGCAGCTGGTAGAGATAAGTTAGGATTCTCCGAAACATGCACGGGAAAGTTTGACGAACAATGTCTTCGAACATTACAAAAATCCTTCAGTCGTTGACGAATAAATCCGATCTTCAATATACAATTTATCGAAGTGCTGAACACTAAATTGTTATACTCTTCAAATTTGCCTTTTTACTTTACATTCAATCTACTCAAGACttcaaatttaaatgaaaatcgtCTGagatctatatttttaaaagaaagtctAACCTAAAATTCGTAAATCGTTATAAGCTCGTAAGTACTCATCGTTTACCGAACGAATTGATGGCATCTACTTCGTCATGTTAGATGATAGATGTAGTTGAAGTGATCGATTCTTGGTCTACACTTTATTATAATGAGATGTTCCATAAAAAATAGCGCCACTTTCTACATCTTCTACATGTACAAGAAACACATTAAAACCTTTAACGAACTATTAAAGTGCAATATTCTATTCGATAATTTAACTTCTAAGACCTTTGAAAGTCTCAAGTGTTTAGAGAAAACATTTCAAACTTTCTAAGCTTTAAACACTCGGGCAAAAGCAACAAGTTTTTTAATGCAGactttttacttaaaacgtCAAGTTGTCAAGCAAAGTTTATGAACGTCGATGTCCTATTTCACGATATTTGCTGTAAATGGAGGTTCCCATTTTATGAAAAATTGTGGATTTATTATATACAGAACATCTTGggtataaaaaactaatatgtaGAGGAATTCTTAGATTTAGTAATACCAGCATCTGTATATTTTTACTGTATTACAACTGATTGACGGCTAAAAGTAAACCACGTTTTCGGTGAAGATAAACGAGTACCGGGTATAATCATAAACAAACATTTGCCAAATCCACTTTGATCTCGGAATTTCGATACGGACAATAAAGTACAAGAAACTTTGTGATCTTTGGTCATCCATTTTAGTTCAAGCTTACCGTAGTGACAGTATAAATGTAGATCATTTGATGTAATCGCCTGTGTATTGTCTTCAGCGAGGAGGAATGACCGGGATGTCGGGCGCCCCCCTGCTCCTAGCCAACACGATGTTGACTAAAAAGCTGCAAGACGATGACCTCACATATATGGAGCCACAGAAGAAGAACCGGGATTACGagtaagttaaattatttcactATTGTAATTCGCAACAATAACGTAGTTTTCCTTCATTTAACTACTaaatgcagaaaaaaatattaaatctttcatcataatgtacatttttctaaaataaatgcaGGGTCAAAAAGtaactattttcaaaattatattattacgctGTTGTTTGCTACAAGAGAAgcctaaaatattaacaataaaattacttttctgGTTGTGtcttcttgccagctcttcacATTatccctaccttccgaactggcggtaaattcactctcttaatcattgactatcataagtatcagtatttgaactaaatgaataaatgatttgattttattattctaattcGTTCGTTCAAAGTTGCCTGCAATTACTGAAAAATCCGGTTTTACACTAAAAGGTATTGAGGCGTGAAAATATACACATGATGCTAGTGATATACATATGTGTACAGTTTTGTTACATAACCCCGTCACGGGTGTTCGCTCACATAAACGACTATTGGATCAATGCTAGGaatgtaatgaaaatgtaaCGTTTGCACAGGGTTCTGACTATTGATTAGGAAACCTTATGTACCTGAAATTAAGTCATTATTGTTTTAACGAAGGATGTGTTCACGCTACTTTTATATACTAATGTATTTACCTTATATATCACACATATGTACCTTATGTATCACACGTATGTAGGTAGTATTTATGATAATCATTCGCAAAAATGTTTGTACAGAAAACGGAATCTGTTCATTTGTATTCTAAAATACCTTTGTAGACTTGTAATGTAAAAGGAATATCGACGATCTGATACGAATATAAATTACACGGCACATTAGAAGCCCCAAATCCCTTGCCGCAAATACATTACAGTAACCTGTCAGAAAACTAATTCAGCTGTAGCATTTCTGTCCTTTCGCTTACCTTACATTAAAGTACCTCGTGACATATTTTTAcgatacttataaatataacattatatttattctaaatatGTATCAATAAGACCATTGACCTTATAGAGTATTTTGTATAAACCAACAAAACGATAactcctaattttatttttagtttatttgtttgttttcgaaACATAGTTTGATATCTACTAAAACGTGACTGCCGAATAGATGAGCTATTTTAATGTTGTGAAAAACAGTCCACTCCATTACTTTCCTTGATTGGTGTAGCCCTAAGCTATAATGGTATCAAAACAATGTAGAAACGATCTACCCTTAGAAAAcgaatcatttattttaatttaccgaAGGGTACCTATGTTTACAAtatgtaaaaagaaaagttGCCCCACATGATTTTACCGTAGAGCGAATTTGATCGGTATTTTGGAAGTAAGTATTCGAACTGTGTACCGTAACTAAAAATACGTAATACGTTTGTGATGTGTGATAATAGCAACTGGTTATATTCACCGATCAAGGGCAAGGACTTTCGAATTCGAACACATTGGGTTGCATGATTGAATCACGCTATCAGGTAATGGATGTTACCTacgtttaatttaatgtttaatcgTGCAACAGCATTCATAAACGGAAGTTCTAACTATAGAATTAGtttcgaaaacattttttgcgTAAATTATTCACGTTTAATGAAGAGTAGCGCATGATACTGATCAGAAAATTTACGAAACATACTTAAACAAACTTTTGAGACATGTTAGTTCTGTTCCATAGTTCTTTAAGATGAATCTATTATGTGCGTGCACGATGCGGAAACGTTGTTCTTATTGAATAATGACTTATTAAATTTGCAAGTCACATACAATACTTTACGATCAATTAGAAGCAATCGTACGTCGGTCGTAGCAACAGTTAAACTGATGGCAATTTACCTAATTACAGATGGCAAGTGGTATGGAGAAACGTGCTCGCGTTTGTTTACCTCCACGTCGCGGCACTTTACGGCTTCTACTTGATGTTCACTGGCAAAGTCAAGTTATGGACCGTTTTGTTCGGTAAGTGCACCCTTTATGATTAATCCAGCTTAGAAATCTTTGCAATACAGTTCGCCTTTTAAGTTACCTACTTTGTTTAAGTAAAACAAGATAAGATTGTGCTCAATGTTGTTTCAATAATAACCAAAAGCCAATAATAGCATCTTCCCACCTTCTTGTTAATATGTAGACAAAGTCTGActagtttttgtgtttataCAAAGGATAAAGAgcagcttttattttatttttatttttttatttatactgatCTCACAATTAACTACtccaattaaatatttacacggGCTTgacataataatgattaatctATGAATGTGGTTCTCCgaacaacaaataaatgttaGGCATGTGTACTTGGAATTTTCTCTCACGTAGCAAATTATAGGATAGTGATAGGCTTTCAGTAATGTATATGCGGCATttcgtcgcttaggtaacaataccgcgtaagtcgaaaattggtcatatgacgttttatacttcattggatagattttgtcaGCGCGCATCGAATGATatagatttctttttaaattgtccaatcttgaacgaacttaatatctacctatttatgtattcagtacacatgtcagaagtatttcaaagataataatcagttttttatctctcctggaaacatgtcaaatttaacttgcgcggtattgttacctaagcgacgattTTTCCTGCTTGATCCGTAAATGGAtgatattgataatattttcagCAGTTCTAAGAATGACGCACCTCTGttagcataataataatgtagatcaatttattattacagcacaaaatattacattattataaagatcATAAGGGTCAGTTCAATTAGTTTTTCGTTTAACCTTAGCGACCTAGCAGCTTTTGACGgagtaattatgtttttacaattataatgaAACTTAGCAAACGTGGCTGCTTACTCGAAGattttataagtactttataagaaataatttccCAAACAGTtactttgttattatatttctcGAAAAGTTGTCTTTGAGTAAAATTCTGTTGATCATTGCTTTCATAGTTATCAATATCCTCACAATTTCATACTAATTCGCTATACACTTTACGTTTAGAAGAATTGTTGAGTAATAACTAATTCCATAGCCTTATTATGTCTACTGGAAGTTTTCTTTTCTGGGAATCTTATACCAAACTTTAACTTCAAgctataatttcaaaaaaaaataccagaaCTCGAGTAGATTAAGTGATATTTTATGAAGCTCGTTTATTTTagaagtgtttatttatttccatataaaaatatctaagtgattgttttgttaattttcagGTGTATTTTTCGCGAGCATGTCTGCTATGGGTGTGACGGCCGGAGCTCACAGACTTTGGGCACACAGAGCATACAAGGCTCGGTGGCCATTGCGTGTTTACTTAGCTGTGATGCAAACCATGGCTTTTCAAAATCATATCTACGAATGGGTACGGGACCACAGGTAAGTTATGTTTTTTATCAGTTaactatacattttatatcaaaagttaAAGGTTTTTGACCGAATTAAACATCTGGCCGGTCGTTAATTTACAAATCCACAAATAAATCCTatcaaagtaaattatttggtgtactataactattaaattactAAAGGTTATCTACTAAATAGTTTCATAAACAAGTTAAAGTCAATTTTCCGGCAACTCAAACAGTAATTTGTTGGAgcattattaatataaacttatgatttaaattactataaatattataaagctgaatcaAAGTTCAAAGATTTAGACAATTTACCTCTCGTATAACacattattgtaatgtaatggATAGCTCTTGTGGTTTAAATCTTGCAGCCTTTTTACtgcaaagtatttttaatgaatcTGATATTAACTAAAGTTAGTTAGTTACTTAAATTCTATTATATGAGGATATTGCGTCTGtgtaattttgtataagtaATAACGTTTGGCGTATAAATTTTCAGTTGGAATTTCCGATATTACGTAGAATaatgcacaaatatttataaataatctacattattttattcttcacgACTGACTGCCTCATTTTGTTAGAACATCAATGATCCTTTGACATTATATGGAATGatgtaaattttaatcaaagtaacaattctaattgttttaaaaacttaataaaaatcatacataCAGAGGTAAGACTGATGTTAAATAAGCgaattttaattttggtttacGAGAAATTCGTAATTTTGGGTCAAAGTGTAAATTGCAGTTACCGTTACATACGATAACCAAAATTCATTCTGAGAACGACCACCTACGCacattgtatgaaatattgacgataaaatatgataaacttGTTTTTGATAGGCTTTCTTAACTTTCATGCAATTTGATGTAGCAATCAGTTGAATATTACCGATGgtaacaaaagcaaaaatataataaataataacttgcctgtaatgtatttttatcagCAATTTAACATTAATGAAAACGCAGcaagttatatttatattcaggCACATTAGATCGTTATATCtattgtagaaaataatttactcATTCTAATTATTCTCCGTTTGAATACtgaaaatatgttatgtttcatTCAGAGCTTTAATTattctttttcataataaattatattattattctttgcGCGTTTCACCTACTTCTCTTTGCTCGTAAATCTGTACGAATATCtttgaataaatgaatattttatttaccagcAGTTCAGTACTTTTCCAATGTAAAAAACTGCCTAATATTGATGTGATTCTATTTGTGTTGgcgtttatttttaacaaatgtttttgttggTACAGAGTACATCACAAGTTTACGGAGACGGATGCTGATCCTCACAATGCGAAGAGAGGTTTCTTTTTCTCACACATCGGCTGGCTGATGGTGCGCAAGCATAAGGACGTGTTTGAAAAAGGCGCTTCCGTCGACATGTCAGATTTAGAGAAAGATCCTATAGTTATGTTTCAGAAAAAGTAAGTTTCATTTATTGACAACTACTACTTGATCTCTACAAGTTATCTTAAACGATAATTgggaataaaaatataggaTACTCAATTTCAGGTTACGCTAAACAAGGCACACAGCAGTTCTAAGTTTATTGAAGGACCTTTTAAACAATGACTGACTTtaactgattttaatttatttccaatGCAAAGTAAATGCAATGAGTACAGCTTTAAAGACGTAATAAAACATAAGGTATTGGCAAGAATATGAAAGATCACACTTAAACACATAAAAAGTAAGCTACTTTGATCTCTAAATGTGTGGGTGtgtaagaataatataaacCTGAGTCTTTGAAACTGAACATTAGAAGAGCGTTATAACAAGCTCTTACTGTATCAAAGGTACCAGTTTCGGAGAAGTAAGCCTATAATACATTTCAAGAATTATagtgataatgttttttttaattttacttaagaattaagatattattgtaatatatctACGAACATTTCCACCACAGCAAAGACACTAATCGGAACTAAATGGCGTGACTAAAGAGAAATTCAAGGCAACGAGTGTTTTACACGCAGTTGCTAATTAGCCTTATACGAGACGTTACCGCGGTTcttgtaataaatttattagtaaaatgtaGTAGTATATATCCACAGTCCACACCCAATGTACTTATTTCTTTAGAAGAGAAAATTTCATATCAATTACTGTTGAACTATGTTACAAAGTTTGCAAAAAATACTGCCAAGTTATACAGTTAATATGTCTCGAAGACCAATATGGACATTTCAACTAGAGTACCTAGAGTAGGTTGATAAAACGTATTATTATAGAGTTCcatatatttattcatgaagATATTCACGACACAATGAACACAATAAACATTAGTGCCCTGGCCCGCAATATCAACGCTGGTGTTGTGGGCGAAgggtaaataataagtaaatacttaTAGGCAGATAAGATTCCAATAAACAAAACCCTCGGGTAGGCTCTTGCGGTTCTATTtgctattgtttatttatacctacttacttgtCGTCATggggaaatattattttgataataacgaTTTCAGATGGATAAAAAGATCGGGACGTTTATTTGATATCTAATTGTTTACTAAATTGGATATTGTATTTTGAGCATGTTTGCTACGTATATACGCATTTAGTATGCATCATTCGTCGTGGTTACACATTGTCATATTCAGTTTATTCTAGGTTTTTCAATAtgagtatttgtttttttccaGAACGTATCTGGTGGTAATGCCACTTCTGTGCTTCATCATCCCTGCATGGATCCCAGTGCACTTTTGGGGTGAGAACGCGTGGATCTCGTGGTACGTGGCGGCCATCACTCGCTACACAGTGACGCTGCACTTCACGTGGCTCGTCAACTCAGCCGCGCACATCTGGGGCAACAGACCCTATGACAAGTAAGTCCGATCTCCAAGGTTTCACTTTTTACCGCCGCCGTGATTAACTTCTACGAACATTCGgtgaaagttttttaaatgaaaatgtgcAGCGAATACTTGACCCGGTTAGACGGTTACGCTTCGGTAAACTAGAGATTATCGAACAAAATATTAGAAGCTTCGTTAGTTTAAATATTGCAATTGTtagttactaaataattaattgtctgtaagaaaattatatatattaagttGATATACTCATGCTGTTGGGCCAAATTCATTATGATCagcaaaaatg belongs to Anticarsia gemmatalis isolate Benzon Research Colony breed Stoneville strain chromosome 9, ilAntGemm2 primary, whole genome shotgun sequence and includes:
- the LOC142975247 gene encoding acyl-CoA Delta-9 desaturase-like, with product MTGMSGAPLLLANTMLTKKLQDDDLTYMEPQKKNRDYEWQVVWRNVLAFVYLHVAALYGFYLMFTGKVKLWTVLFGVFFASMSAMGVTAGAHRLWAHRAYKARWPLRVYLAVMQTMAFQNHIYEWVRDHRVHHKFTETDADPHNAKRGFFFSHIGWLMVRKHKDVFEKGASVDMSDLEKDPIVMFQKKTYLVVMPLLCFIIPAWIPVHFWGENAWISWYVAAITRYTVTLHFTWLVNSAAHIWGNRPYDKNIGATDNKTVAICAFGEGWHNYHHVFPWDYKAAELGNYRTNLSTALIDWAAKHGLAYDLKTVSADMIRKRVNRTGDGSHPWSKESLEAKEDHHHPENPVWGWDDQDMTEEEKQLAEIVHRKNE